Proteins encoded by one window of Blautia faecicola:
- a CDS encoding NADP-dependent isocitrate dehydrogenase, protein MSKIQMTTPLVEMDGDEMTRILWKMIKDDLLLPYIDLKTEYYDLGLEHRNETDDQVTIDAAMATKKYGVAVKCATITPNAARMTEYDLKEMWKSPNGTIRAILDGTVFRAPIVVKGIEPCVKNWKKPITIARHAYGDVYKNTEMKVPGPGKVELVYTAEDGTQTKELVFDFKGPGVAQGMHNLDNSIESFARSCFNYALDTKQDLWFATKDTISKKYDHTFKDIFQEIFDADYKEKFEEAGITYFYTLIDDAVARVMKSEGGYIWACKNYDGDVMSDMVSSAFGSLAMMTSVLVSPDGYYEYEAAHGTVQRHYYKHLKGEETSTNSVATIFAWSGALRKRGELDGNKELMDFADRLEEATIRTIEEGKMTKDLALITTMENPTVLNSEGFIKAIAENL, encoded by the coding sequence ATGAGTAAAATTCAGATGACAACACCACTGGTAGAGATGGACGGAGACGAGATGACAAGAATTCTGTGGAAGATGATCAAAGATGATCTGCTGCTTCCTTACATCGACCTGAAAACCGAATACTACGATCTGGGTCTGGAACACAGAAACGAAACCGATGATCAGGTAACCATCGATGCAGCCATGGCAACCAAGAAATACGGTGTTGCAGTCAAATGTGCAACCATTACTCCAAACGCCGCACGTATGACTGAGTATGATCTGAAAGAAATGTGGAAAAGTCCGAACGGAACCATCCGTGCGATCCTTGACGGAACCGTTTTCCGTGCTCCGATCGTTGTGAAAGGTATCGAGCCATGCGTAAAAAACTGGAAAAAACCAATCACCATCGCAAGACATGCATACGGTGACGTGTATAAAAACACCGAGATGAAAGTTCCGGGACCTGGAAAAGTAGAACTGGTTTACACCGCAGAAGACGGAACTCAGACAAAAGAACTGGTCTTTGATTTCAAAGGACCTGGCGTGGCACAGGGCATGCACAACCTGGACAACTCCATTGAGAGCTTTGCAAGAAGCTGCTTTAACTATGCACTGGATACGAAACAGGATCTGTGGTTTGCAACCAAAGATACTATTTCCAAAAAATACGACCATACCTTCAAAGACATTTTCCAGGAAATCTTTGATGCGGATTACAAAGAAAAATTCGAAGAGGCAGGAATCACTTATTTCTATACACTGATTGATGATGCCGTAGCCCGTGTGATGAAATCAGAGGGCGGTTACATCTGGGCATGTAAAAACTATGACGGCGATGTGATGAGCGATATGGTATCCTCTGCTTTCGGTTCTCTGGCAATGATGACCTCAGTACTGGTATCCCCGGACGGCTACTACGAATACGAAGCTGCACACGGAACCGTACAGCGTCACTACTACAAACACCTGAAAGGGGAAGAGACCTCCACAAACTCCGTGGCAACCATCTTTGCATGGAGCGGTGCCCTGAGAAAACGTGGAGAACTGGATGGCAACAAAGAACTGATGGATTTTGCAGATCGTCTGGAAGAAGCGACCATTCGCACCATCGAAGAAGGAAAGATGACAAAAGACCTGGCTCTGATCACAACCATGGAAAATCCGACCGTATTAAACAGTGAAGGATTTATCAAAGCAATCGCTGAGAATCTGTAA
- a CDS encoding endonuclease III domain-containing protein: MTKKQRTLEIIERLKKEYPDAACTLDYDQAWKLLVSVRLAAQCTDARVNVVVEGLFEKYPSVEALAEADVEDIEAIVRPCGLGKSKARDISACMKMLRDEYGGKVPDDFKALLKLPGVGRKSANLIMGDVFGKPAIVTDTHCIRLTNRMGLVDGIKDPKKVEMALWELVPPEEGSDFCHRLVMHGREVCTARTKPYCDRCCVNDICKKVGVE; the protein is encoded by the coding sequence ATGACCAAAAAACAGAGAACCCTGGAGATTATAGAGCGGTTGAAGAAAGAATACCCCGATGCGGCGTGCACCCTGGATTATGACCAGGCGTGGAAACTGCTGGTGAGCGTGCGGCTGGCGGCGCAGTGTACTGATGCCAGAGTGAATGTGGTCGTGGAGGGGCTGTTTGAAAAATACCCAAGTGTGGAGGCTCTTGCCGAGGCAGATGTGGAAGATATCGAGGCAATCGTGCGCCCCTGTGGTCTGGGAAAGAGCAAGGCGCGGGATATCAGTGCATGCATGAAGATGCTGCGGGATGAGTACGGCGGAAAAGTACCGGACGATTTCAAGGCATTGTTAAAATTACCGGGTGTGGGAAGAAAAAGTGCTAATCTCATCATGGGAGATGTCTTTGGCAAACCGGCGATCGTGACCGATACCCACTGTATCCGGCTGACTAACCGGATGGGACTGGTAGATGGCATCAAAGACCCGAAGAAAGTGGAGATGGCGCTGTGGGAGCTGGTTCCGCCGGAAGAGGGAAGTGATTTCTGTCACCGGCTGGTAATGCATGGACGGGAAGTCTGTACGGCGAGAACCAAACCGTACTGTGACCGGTGCTGCGTGAACGACATCTGTAAAAAGGTGGGCGTAGAGTAG
- a CDS encoding M24 family metallopeptidase, translated as MDMTRIEKVIEGMRQMNLEQFLVTDPMAVYYLTGQYYACGERMMVLRLDVEKEPVLVIGKLFPQDEEKLGIKVVYFDDTDDCVEVLASHMRKGGTIGIDKTWPARFLLRLMELQVGDAYVNASTIIDHIRQIKTAEEQEKMRVASRCNDTSIEELIPLVSKGMTEAELGEELLKIYLKNGAQGHSFEPIIAYGAHAADPHHETDDSKGSYGDAVVLDVGCLVNGYCADMTRTVFIGKASEEAKKIYEIVKEANRRGIEAAKPGARFCDVDRAARDYIEEQGYGQYFTHRTGHNIGLEVHEFGDVSFTNEEVLKPGMCFSVEPGIYVPGGVGVRIEDLVLITEDGCEVLNHFTKDLIEVEA; from the coding sequence ATGGACATGACGAGAATAGAAAAAGTAATCGAAGGCATGCGCCAGATGAATCTGGAACAGTTTCTTGTGACGGATCCGATGGCTGTGTATTATCTGACGGGACAGTATTATGCATGTGGAGAACGTATGATGGTTCTCCGACTGGATGTGGAAAAAGAGCCGGTACTGGTGATCGGAAAGCTGTTTCCGCAGGATGAAGAAAAACTGGGAATCAAAGTCGTATACTTTGATGATACCGATGACTGTGTGGAAGTTCTGGCTTCCCATATGAGAAAAGGCGGAACTATCGGTATCGACAAAACGTGGCCGGCGCGGTTCCTGCTTCGCCTGATGGAACTGCAGGTGGGAGATGCTTATGTCAATGCATCCACAATTATCGACCATATCCGCCAGATCAAAACAGCAGAAGAACAGGAAAAGATGCGCGTGGCCTCCCGTTGCAACGACACCAGTATCGAAGAACTGATTCCACTGGTAAGCAAAGGAATGACAGAAGCGGAACTGGGAGAAGAACTCCTGAAAATCTATCTGAAAAACGGTGCCCAGGGACATTCCTTCGAGCCGATCATCGCATACGGCGCCCATGCAGCAGATCCGCATCATGAAACCGACGATTCAAAGGGAAGTTATGGCGATGCCGTCGTTCTGGATGTGGGATGCCTGGTCAACGGATACTGTGCCGATATGACAAGAACCGTCTTTATCGGAAAAGCCAGCGAAGAGGCAAAGAAAATCTATGAGATCGTCAAAGAAGCCAACCGCCGCGGTATCGAAGCAGCAAAACCGGGCGCAAGATTCTGCGACGTAGACCGTGCAGCCAGAGACTACATCGAAGAACAGGGCTACGGTCAGTACTTCACCCACCGTACCGGACACAACATCGGACTGGAAGTCCACGAGTTTGGCGATGTCTCCTTCACCAACGAAGAAGTCCTGAAACCAGGCATGTGCTTCTCCGTAGAACCGGGCATCTATGTCCCAGGCGGCGTCGGCGTAAGAATCGAAGACCTGGTCCTGATCACCGAAGACGGCTGCGAAGTCCTGAACCACTTCACAAAAGATCTGATCGAAGTCGAAGCATAA
- a CDS encoding GntR family transcriptional regulator: MQLKNKAKKHRINLEATMEYQEQSLGGQIFNRIRNDILSGNYAPGEELKEATLGKQLGVSRTPVREALRQLDLEGLVEIAPNRGAKVIGISRKDVEDIYHMRARLEGLAARKAAENIKEEELAELEEVILLSEFHVKKPESKQMVRLDGRFHEIMYRASGSRMLEHVLTDFLHYVKMARSHSVKTEHRAQESVKEHKRILEAIRQRDGDLAEQLANEHIQHVIENLDLH; the protein is encoded by the coding sequence ATGCAATTAAAAAATAAAGCGAAAAAGCACAGAATCAATCTGGAGGCAACTATGGAATATCAGGAACAATCCCTCGGAGGACAGATCTTCAACCGGATCCGGAACGACATTCTCTCCGGCAACTATGCACCCGGCGAAGAACTGAAAGAAGCGACCCTGGGAAAACAGCTGGGTGTCAGCCGGACACCGGTGCGGGAGGCCCTGCGGCAGCTGGATCTGGAAGGTCTGGTGGAGATTGCACCGAACCGAGGTGCCAAAGTAATCGGCATCTCCCGGAAAGATGTGGAAGACATCTATCATATGCGGGCAAGACTGGAAGGTCTGGCGGCACGAAAAGCTGCGGAAAATATCAAAGAAGAAGAACTGGCAGAACTGGAAGAAGTGATCCTTCTGTCCGAATTTCATGTAAAGAAGCCGGAGAGCAAACAGATGGTCCGGCTGGATGGAAGATTTCATGAGATCATGTACCGGGCATCGGGAAGCCGGATGCTCGAACACGTGCTGACGGATTTTCTCCATTATGTAAAAATGGCGCGATCCCATTCCGTAAAGACAGAACACCGCGCGCAGGAATCCGTGAAAGAACATAAACGGATCCTGGAAGCAATAAGACAACGAGACGGAGATCTTGCAGAACAGCTGGCAAACGAACATATTCAACATGTAATCGAAAACCTGGATCTACACTGA
- a CDS encoding HAD-IIB family hydrolase, with the protein MSTNKKALFFDIDGTILSEITGKIPESASAALQKAHDLGHLLFINTGRTICCLPPMICQLPFSGYLCGCGSYIVYNDEVLTSTQIPKERQAEIIRQVRASNAGLLLEGKEDCYRSSHITRFAKLEGTCRYLATLGLTREHYIESGLCDFDKFVIYTDEQTDIDTLLPALAKDMDLIDRLGGVYEVVPKGYSKGTAIDFILKHFGLELDDAYVFGDSSNDLAMFTYGKHTVALGHHDPVLDPYTEYVTDTVENDGLMKAMAHYGLI; encoded by the coding sequence ATGAGTACAAATAAGAAAGCATTATTTTTTGATATTGACGGAACAATTTTAAGTGAGATTACCGGTAAAATCCCGGAATCTGCCTCTGCGGCTCTGCAAAAAGCCCATGATCTCGGACATCTTTTATTTATCAACACCGGACGAACCATCTGCTGTCTGCCGCCGATGATCTGTCAGCTGCCGTTCAGCGGGTATCTGTGTGGCTGCGGAAGCTATATTGTATACAACGATGAGGTGCTCACCTCCACGCAGATCCCAAAGGAGCGTCAGGCGGAGATCATCCGTCAGGTAAGGGCGTCAAATGCAGGGCTTCTTCTTGAGGGAAAAGAGGACTGCTACCGCTCCTCCCACATTACCCGGTTTGCAAAACTGGAGGGAACCTGCCGGTATCTCGCCACACTGGGACTGACCAGAGAGCACTATATCGAAAGCGGACTTTGCGACTTTGACAAATTTGTCATCTACACCGACGAGCAGACCGATATCGACACCCTGCTCCCTGCTCTGGCAAAAGATATGGATCTGATCGACCGCCTGGGCGGTGTCTATGAAGTTGTACCGAAAGGATATTCCAAGGGAACCGCCATCGATTTTATCCTAAAACACTTCGGACTGGAGCTGGATGATGCTTATGTCTTCGGTGACAGCAGTAATGACCTTGCCATGTTTACTTATGGTAAACACACCGTGGCTCTGGGACATCACGACCCTGTGCTCGATCCGTATACGGAGTATGTCACAGATACTGTGGAAAATGACGGACTGATGAAAGCAATGGCTCATTACGGACTGATCTGA
- a CDS encoding metallophosphoesterase family protein: MKIGIISDTHGKLHLPVLDLIAACDVVLHAGDVDKSRTLDQLWMHLKPNAPFYLVRGNNDREWAERIAKTQRFCQAGVSFFMVHDRKDVSWDLNGVQVVVFGHSHKFTVEEIDGRLWLNPGSCGRPRFGAPLTMAVLTIEDGVENQEWMVEKITISSQNVENRSIVWKKIQPKQK, encoded by the coding sequence ATGAAAATCGGGATCATATCGGACACACATGGAAAATTGCATCTGCCGGTTCTGGATCTGATCGCGGCCTGCGATGTGGTGCTGCATGCCGGAGATGTGGATAAGAGTCGGACCCTGGATCAGCTCTGGATGCATCTGAAACCGAATGCCCCTTTCTATCTGGTACGTGGAAATAACGACCGGGAGTGGGCAGAACGTATCGCAAAAACACAGCGGTTTTGTCAGGCGGGTGTTTCCTTTTTCATGGTGCACGACAGAAAAGATGTTTCCTGGGATCTGAATGGCGTACAGGTAGTTGTCTTCGGGCACAGTCACAAGTTTACGGTGGAAGAAATCGACGGAAGACTCTGGCTGAATCCGGGAAGCTGCGGCAGACCGCGGTTCGGCGCACCTTTGACGATGGCGGTGCTTACGATCGAAGACGGAGTGGAAAACCAGGAGTGGATGGTGGAAAAAATCACGATTTCCAGTCAGAATGTGGAAAACAGGAGTATAGTATGGAAAAAAATACAACCAAAACAGAAGTAA
- a CDS encoding citrate/2-methylcitrate synthase → MGAEEFLNIEEEHKREFSELLQYCLASGRIDQNLYQEYDVKRGLRDSSGKGVLTGLTEISDVVGYTYEDGRKIPADGQLFFQGYNVADMVASLEKRKKGFEEVIYTLLFGRIPNARQSAMFNDLLSDMMNLNNRFIRDVVMKASNENIMNAMQRCVLTLYTYDDNPDNTSVENALRQSMQLIAKMPLIAVYSYHSYRHFRQDENLLIKNPKKEYSFSENILYMLREDGQFTELEAKVLDIALVLHAEHGGGNNSTFTNHVVTSSGTDTYSAVAASIGSLKGPKHGGANLKVQDMFENIMENCPDWENESSLRDYLNDILDKKVFDHAGLIYGMGHAVYTLSDPREVILKRYAKFLAEEKGKTREFALYEKVEAIAGELIMHKRKLFKPVCANVDFYSGFVYTMLGIPRELFTPIFAISRMAGWSAHRLEELVNAGKIIRPAYRYVGHHRPYLEVEDREEQNPFTEEYQRKYKIKSIKNA, encoded by the coding sequence ATGGGAGCAGAAGAATTTCTGAACATAGAAGAAGAACATAAACGAGAGTTTAGCGAACTGTTACAGTATTGTCTGGCATCCGGCCGGATCGACCAGAACCTGTATCAGGAATATGATGTAAAAAGAGGACTGCGTGATTCCAGCGGAAAAGGTGTACTGACCGGTCTGACAGAGATCTCGGACGTTGTCGGTTATACGTATGAAGACGGAAGAAAGATCCCGGCAGACGGACAGTTATTTTTCCAGGGATATAACGTAGCGGATATGGTGGCGAGCCTGGAGAAAAGAAAAAAAGGCTTTGAGGAAGTCATCTATACCCTGCTGTTCGGACGTATCCCGAACGCAAGACAGTCTGCGATGTTTAACGATCTGCTGTCGGATATGATGAATCTGAACAACCGTTTTATCCGTGATGTTGTCATGAAAGCATCCAATGAAAATATCATGAATGCCATGCAGCGATGCGTGCTGACTCTGTACACCTACGATGATAATCCGGATAACACCAGCGTGGAAAATGCCCTGCGCCAGTCCATGCAGCTGATCGCAAAAATGCCGCTGATCGCTGTATATTCGTATCATTCTTACCGGCATTTCCGTCAGGATGAAAATCTGCTGATCAAAAACCCGAAGAAAGAGTACAGCTTTTCTGAGAACATCCTGTATATGCTCCGCGAAGACGGTCAGTTTACCGAACTGGAAGCGAAGGTTCTCGATATCGCGCTGGTACTTCATGCAGAGCATGGTGGTGGTAACAACTCGACGTTCACGAACCATGTGGTAACCTCTTCCGGAACAGATACCTATTCCGCAGTTGCAGCCTCCATCGGTTCCCTGAAAGGACCGAAACACGGTGGTGCAAACCTGAAAGTACAGGATATGTTTGAAAATATCATGGAAAACTGTCCGGACTGGGAAAATGAATCTTCCCTGAGAGATTATCTGAATGACATTCTGGATAAAAAAGTCTTCGACCATGCAGGTCTGATCTACGGTATGGGACATGCGGTTTATACACTGAGCGATCCGCGTGAAGTAATCCTGAAACGATATGCAAAATTCCTGGCAGAAGAAAAAGGAAAGACCAGAGAATTTGCCCTGTATGAGAAAGTGGAAGCGATTGCAGGCGAGCTGATCATGCACAAGAGAAAACTGTTCAAACCGGTATGTGCAAATGTCGATTTCTACAGTGGATTCGTTTACACGATGCTTGGCATCCCGAGAGAGCTGTTCACCCCGATCTTTGCGATCTCCCGTATGGCAGGATGGTCCGCACACCGTCTGGAAGAGCTGGTCAACGCCGGTAAGATCATCCGTCCGGCATACCGTTATGTGGGACACCACAGACCGTATCTGGAAGTGGAAGACCGTGAGGAACAGAACCCGTTCACAGAGGAATACCAGAGAAAATATAAGATTAAGAGCATTAAAAATGCATAA